The Hyphococcus flavus genome contains a region encoding:
- a CDS encoding Hsp33 family molecular chaperone: MTDEAYPEDLIVPFQVADTAVRGRIVRLAGAIDDILDAHAFPDPVSELVGETVALVAMMGAALKFDGKLIFQAQGDGITPLVVADYSANGTVRATAKVNDAAVALNTATPRQLLGAGSIVMTIDQGSDMDRYQGVTPIEGETLAEAAVAYFDQSEQIPTAIKLAVGKVSKPGESETWRAGGVMAQFVPGEGGIRERGEAALQTADEREIWDRAAAFLETVQADELLDPSISAETLLYRLFHEDGVRVFDPLPVRHECSCNQEKITAVLSRYSKEDLSDMVEDGAITVSCEFCRKDYKFSPDGAPQADQHR; encoded by the coding sequence ATGACTGACGAAGCGTACCCTGAAGATCTAATTGTGCCCTTTCAAGTGGCCGATACCGCTGTGCGCGGACGAATTGTCAGGCTCGCCGGCGCCATAGATGACATCCTGGACGCGCACGCATTTCCTGATCCCGTTTCCGAACTCGTTGGTGAAACAGTCGCGCTCGTCGCCATGATGGGCGCAGCGCTGAAATTTGACGGAAAACTGATTTTTCAAGCGCAGGGTGACGGCATTACACCGCTCGTCGTTGCTGATTATTCCGCCAACGGCACAGTACGGGCAACCGCAAAGGTCAATGATGCGGCCGTTGCGTTAAACACGGCAACACCCCGCCAGCTTCTCGGCGCCGGATCGATCGTGATGACCATAGATCAAGGATCGGACATGGACCGCTACCAGGGCGTCACGCCAATCGAAGGGGAAACGCTTGCGGAAGCGGCAGTCGCTTACTTTGATCAGTCCGAACAGATCCCTACAGCCATAAAACTTGCAGTCGGGAAGGTATCGAAACCCGGCGAATCTGAAACCTGGCGCGCCGGCGGTGTGATGGCGCAATTTGTTCCTGGCGAAGGCGGGATCAGGGAACGTGGCGAAGCCGCCCTGCAAACCGCTGACGAGCGCGAAATCTGGGATCGTGCCGCTGCCTTTCTCGAAACAGTGCAAGCAGATGAACTGCTGGATCCTTCCATTAGTGCCGAGACTTTACTCTATAGGCTGTTTCACGAGGATGGTGTTCGCGTTTTTGACCCGCTGCCGGTACGCCATGAATGCAGTTGCAATCAGGAAAAAATCACCGCCGTCTTGTCGAGATATTCGAAGGAAGACTTAAGCGACATGGTGGAGGACGGCGCCATTACGGTTTCTTGTGAGTTCTGCCGCAAAGATTATAAATTCTCCCCTGATGGCGCACCACAAGCGGACCAACATCGATGA
- a CDS encoding ABC transporter permease translates to MSVIDTAQPVGHEPSSKSADANFGARRFGRVNWLGLWTLYAKEVRRFLKVIFQTVVAPVISTLLFLIVFTQAFADSRPDINGVPFVEFLAPGLIMMAVLTNAFTNSASSLIISKVQGSIVDVLMPPLSAAEIAVAFIAGAATRGLLVGFVTAVTCASFMFAIGTPMQVQAVSAILYFSLIAAIIFAAIGVIGGIWADKFDQMAAVTNFVITPLTFLSGTFYSIERLPEPFRTISHYNPVYYMIDGFRSGFTGVAEAPMSIGIGITVFFAILFSAIAYLMLRTGYKIKE, encoded by the coding sequence ATGTCTGTCATCGACACCGCCCAACCCGTTGGTCATGAGCCGTCATCAAAAAGCGCCGACGCCAATTTCGGCGCACGCCGTTTCGGACGCGTGAACTGGCTTGGCCTTTGGACCCTTTATGCAAAGGAAGTCCGGCGGTTCCTGAAAGTTATTTTCCAGACCGTTGTTGCGCCGGTTATCTCAACGCTCCTGTTCCTGATCGTCTTTACGCAGGCTTTTGCAGACTCGCGCCCCGACATTAACGGCGTGCCGTTTGTTGAGTTTCTCGCGCCAGGCCTGATCATGATGGCGGTACTGACGAATGCATTCACAAACTCCGCGTCATCATTGATCATTTCAAAAGTTCAAGGATCAATTGTCGATGTGCTGATGCCGCCGCTTTCAGCAGCGGAAATCGCTGTTGCGTTTATTGCCGGGGCGGCGACGCGCGGGCTTCTGGTCGGCTTTGTGACTGCTGTCACTTGTGCATCTTTCATGTTCGCCATCGGGACGCCAATGCAAGTCCAAGCTGTATCGGCAATACTGTACTTTTCTCTTATCGCTGCGATTATTTTCGCCGCGATTGGCGTCATCGGTGGGATATGGGCGGACAAGTTTGATCAGATGGCCGCCGTAACGAACTTTGTGATCACACCGCTGACATTTTTGTCGGGCACGTTCTATTCGATAGAGCGCCTGCCCGAACCATTTCGCACGATCAGCCATTACAACCCAGTCTATTATATGATTGACGGTTTCCGCTCAGGGTTTACCGGCGTGGCCGAAGCGCCAATGAGCATCGGTATTGGAATCACGGTTTTTTTCGCAATACTATTTTCCGCTATCGCGTATCTGATGCTCCGGACTGGGTATAAAATCAAAGAATAG
- a CDS encoding CC0125/CC1285 family lipoprotein produces the protein MKAKAMIAALALATAGCATGAYGPVYERASSQYDDGYSETRIDDNRYRVQYRVDNGDLRLAQDWALRRAAELTLSQRYDWFQVISRNRMFRDDDFDRYESFRTYNDRYNDYPRYDSRYDDEAVAVVEIVMGNNPPPRSASVYDARDALDYTRGRTRY, from the coding sequence ATGAAAGCGAAAGCAATGATTGCTGCGCTAGCATTGGCCACTGCAGGCTGTGCAACAGGCGCTTATGGGCCCGTATATGAACGCGCAAGCTCACAATATGATGACGGGTATTCTGAAACGCGCATCGACGACAATCGTTACCGCGTACAATATCGCGTTGACAATGGTGACTTACGCCTCGCTCAGGACTGGGCGTTGCGCCGCGCTGCTGAACTAACACTCAGCCAGCGCTATGACTGGTTTCAGGTCATCAGCCGTAACCGCATGTTCCGCGATGATGACTTTGATCGTTATGAGTCTTTCCGTACATACAACGACCGATATAACGATTACCCACGATATGACTCCCGCTATGACGATGAAGCAGTCGCAGTCGTTGAGATTGTGATGGGCAACAACCCGCCGCCGCGAAGCGCCAGCGTTTACGACGCACGTGATGCGCTGGATTACACCCGCGGACGGACACGATATTAA
- a CDS encoding glycosyltransferase family 2 protein: protein MTASNLKPPISAYIRTLNEERMIGEVVRAALQVVQEVIVIDSGSTDRTIEIAEDAGARVIHHEWLGNGHQKRLAEDACANDWLLDLDADELISSALAAEIAAKFRNGEPEQKIYMTPLALAPPVGRPWRDFGLQKRHKLYDRRVVRAPSHKAWDQFDIPSGVNLGRLNEPILHHAFTGAEQFIAKVNRNSSVRAQALPLKSKPYLALRILFGLPVYFSKKYFLQQYFRGGVYGFALAMVSGYGRWMRDVKMWERASKNPHAPEL from the coding sequence ATGACTGCTTCTAATTTGAAACCTCCTATTTCCGCCTATATTCGCACCCTCAATGAAGAGCGGATGATCGGTGAGGTAGTGCGCGCTGCGTTGCAGGTCGTACAGGAAGTCATCGTCATCGATTCCGGCTCGACGGACCGGACGATTGAGATCGCAGAAGACGCCGGCGCGCGGGTTATCCATCATGAATGGCTTGGCAACGGTCATCAAAAACGGCTGGCGGAAGATGCTTGCGCCAATGACTGGCTGTTAGATCTTGACGCCGACGAGCTTATCTCTTCGGCATTAGCTGCGGAGATTGCCGCGAAGTTCCGTAATGGCGAGCCGGAACAAAAAATCTATATGACGCCATTGGCGCTGGCGCCCCCGGTGGGCAGGCCCTGGCGTGATTTCGGTCTGCAGAAGCGCCATAAACTTTACGATCGCCGCGTCGTTCGTGCGCCGTCGCATAAAGCTTGGGATCAATTCGATATTCCATCGGGCGTTAATTTGGGCAGGTTAAATGAGCCGATTCTGCACCACGCTTTTACCGGCGCAGAGCAATTCATTGCCAAGGTGAACCGCAATTCCTCAGTGCGTGCACAAGCCCTGCCGTTAAAATCGAAACCGTATCTCGCCTTGAGAATTCTATTCGGCCTGCCTGTATATTTTTCAAAGAAGTATTTTCTGCAGCAATATTTTCGCGGCGGCGTCTATGGTTTTGCGCTCGCTATGGTGTCCGGGTACGGGCGCTGGATGCGCGATGTAAAAATGTGGGAGCGCGCGAGCAAAAATCCGCACGCTCCCGAACTTTGA
- the ppk2 gene encoding polyphosphate kinase 2: MKKKRFKKELEDLEFELAKLQETVSRKGLKLAIVFEGRDAAGKGGAIKTIMRRMNARIWRIAALPKPSDRERTQWYFERYVAHLPAGGEIVLFDRSWYNRAVIEPVMGFCSPEEHETFMREVPMFEKMLIDSGLILIKFWIHVSPEEQEARFQDRATDPRKRWKLSPIDLKARDLWIEFTRYRDKMFERTSTQDAPWLVVDGNDKEKARLNIIRAILDRVPYEFNKDAFDPITLPPRPKIEDSDYKEPALDALNCVKDYYPDS, from the coding sequence ATGAAAAAGAAACGCTTCAAAAAAGAATTGGAAGACCTTGAGTTTGAGCTCGCAAAACTCCAGGAAACGGTTTCCCGAAAAGGGTTGAAGCTCGCCATTGTCTTTGAGGGGCGCGATGCAGCAGGCAAGGGCGGCGCCATAAAAACCATCATGCGCCGTATGAATGCGCGCATCTGGCGCATCGCCGCTTTACCCAAACCATCCGATCGCGAACGCACGCAATGGTATTTCGAACGCTATGTTGCGCACCTGCCGGCGGGCGGAGAAATCGTTCTTTTTGACCGCTCATGGTACAATCGAGCCGTGATTGAACCGGTGATGGGTTTTTGCTCGCCGGAAGAACATGAAACTTTCATGCGCGAAGTTCCCATGTTTGAAAAGATGCTTATCGACAGCGGCTTGATCCTCATAAAATTCTGGATCCACGTTTCGCCCGAGGAACAGGAAGCGCGCTTTCAGGATCGCGCTACCGATCCGCGCAAACGCTGGAAACTTTCACCGATTGACTTGAAAGCCCGAGATCTGTGGATCGAGTTCACGCGTTATCGTGACAAAATGTTTGAACGAACTTCCACGCAAGACGCGCCATGGCTTGTGGTTGATGGTAACGACAAGGAAAAAGCGCGGCTCAATATTATCCGGGCGATCCTCGACCGCGTTCCTTACGAATTCAACAAAGACGCTTTTGATCCTATAACACTGCCGCCGCGCCCGAAGATTGAAGATAGTGACTATAAAGAACCGGCTCTTGACGCCCTTAATTGTGTCAAAGATTACTATCCGGACAGCTAA
- a CDS encoding GcrA family cell cycle regulator: MAWTDERVELLKTLWAEGLSAAQIANKMGGVTRNAVIGKVHRLGLSGRATPAKPQRGCAPTAVRKEETVVKPERAELRPVIPEPDSIAPLVLDSGDKTTVNTIKNNMCKWPIGDPAKDDFHFCGQPAMVGKSYCSHHARMAFQPPQRRDRTEVRRPAAQLERRRAAG; encoded by the coding sequence ATGGCTTGGACAGATGAGCGGGTGGAGCTTTTGAAGACCTTGTGGGCGGAGGGGCTCTCGGCCGCCCAAATCGCGAACAAAATGGGCGGCGTTACAAGGAACGCGGTCATCGGGAAAGTGCATCGATTAGGGCTTTCTGGTCGCGCGACGCCAGCAAAGCCTCAGCGCGGCTGTGCTCCTACTGCGGTCAGGAAAGAAGAGACCGTCGTGAAACCCGAGCGCGCTGAGTTGCGGCCCGTTATTCCAGAGCCGGACAGCATCGCGCCGCTGGTTTTGGATTCTGGTGATAAAACCACGGTCAATACGATCAAGAACAATATGTGCAAGTGGCCAATCGGTGACCCGGCGAAAGATGATTTCCACTTTTGCGGTCAGCCCGCCATGGTTGGAAAGTCATATTGCTCGCATCATGCCCGGATGGCGTTTCAACCGCCGCAGCGCCGTGATCGGACTGAAGTCAGACGGCCTGCTGCGCAACTCGAACGGCGCCGCGCAGCAGGATAA